Proteins from a genomic interval of Sphingobacterium lactis:
- a CDS encoding TIM-barrel domain-containing protein yields MYKNKHKLFWALALPLMLGAPTAVAHGAEPAMSQQRDTSAVVAVAQINPTTVEILFQNQQRLVLDFYGKNIFRLFQDPKGGILRDPEAKPEAQILVDQPRREAGKINISATADSYVISTAEVAFSIAKNSGLFQVTNVKNKQLVLENTDAISFGKKRVEIQFKANPDEYFYGGGVQNGRFSHKDKAIAIENTNNWTDGGVASPTPFYWSTKGYGIMWYTFKKGKYDFGKSNSGQVSLGHDTDYLDLFLMVSDSPVGVLNDFYQLTGNPVLLPKFGFYQGHLNAYNRDYWKEDPQGILFEDGKRYKESQKDQSGVKESLNGEKNNYQFSARAVIDRYEQHDMPLGWILPNDGYGAGYGQEKTLDGNIANLKSLGDYARSKGVEIGLWTQSDLHPKDSIDALLQRDIVKEVRDAGVRVLKTDVAWVGAGYSFGLNGVADVGHIMPYYGQDARPFIISLDGWAGTQRYAGIWSGDQTGGQWEYIRFHIPTYIGSGLSGQPNITSDMDGIFGGKNTRVNTRDFQWKTFTPMELNMDGWGSNEKYPHALGEPYTSINRHYLKWKSELMPYAYSIAKEAINGKPMIRAMMLDYPNPYTLGTATQYQFLYGRSLLVAPIYQETKVDAEGNDIRNGIYLPEGQWVDYFTGELYQGNTIINTYDAPIWKTPVFVKMGAILPLDNPHNNIQQINPNQRIYEIYPSGKSNFYAYDDDGITQAYLQQQGVSTCIESDVNDKGRVEIVVHPAEGDFEGFIKEKGTEFRVNMTQAPKKVLAKIGKKNIRLREAKSKAEFDSQDNVYYYEPRPNLNQFATKGSPFASVEIIKNPMLYVKVEKTDVSQDAVGLTIEGFAYNPPNTYKKSSGQLAAPSQVAVAPDHIKAYTLRPSWTAVPNADYYEIEFQDMTYSLIRDTSLLFEGLKPETQYAFKIRSVNKDGHSDWQAFQQQTKSDPLEFAIRGAKGQTSVPNQGSEGVNNLFDFDEGNMWHTKWGQKAVPFDLIIDLNSFNDLDKFQYLPRSGRGNGILLEGKVYTSNDKENWSEAGSFTWENTDAMKEFVFAAHPNARYVKLAVTKGVGDFGSGRELYVFKVPGTESYRPGDINNDKLIDSNDLTSYSNYTGLRQGDADFEGYVSNGDINKNGLIDAYDISVVATQLEGGVDADDKDQVSGKMNLTTAKATYSKDEIMEVLLKGEQLQGVNAFSFALPYNPQDLEYLGMEKVAAFPMENLSNDRLHSNGQKALYPTFINIGDQDVLSIQNEVIVKIRFKVKRNYKVNLTVKDGILVGKNLKTEKF; encoded by the coding sequence ATGTATAAAAACAAACACAAGCTCTTTTGGGCATTGGCGTTGCCGCTGATGCTTGGAGCACCCACTGCCGTAGCTCACGGTGCAGAACCAGCCATGAGCCAACAGCGTGATACATCGGCTGTAGTAGCGGTAGCTCAAATCAATCCCACCACCGTTGAAATCCTTTTTCAGAATCAGCAACGTTTGGTCTTGGATTTTTATGGGAAGAATATTTTCCGACTATTCCAAGATCCAAAGGGAGGAATCCTACGGGATCCCGAAGCTAAACCTGAAGCACAGATCCTGGTCGATCAGCCTCGGAGGGAAGCGGGTAAGATCAATATCTCAGCGACTGCGGATTCCTATGTCATCTCCACGGCAGAAGTTGCCTTTTCCATTGCTAAGAACTCCGGCCTGTTTCAGGTGACCAATGTGAAGAACAAGCAGCTGGTCCTGGAAAATACCGATGCCATTTCCTTTGGTAAAAAAAGGGTTGAAATTCAATTTAAGGCGAATCCTGATGAATATTTCTATGGTGGAGGCGTGCAGAACGGTCGTTTTTCGCACAAGGATAAAGCCATAGCCATTGAGAACACCAACAATTGGACGGATGGCGGGGTAGCATCGCCCACACCTTTCTATTGGTCAACAAAAGGGTATGGCATCATGTGGTACACCTTCAAGAAAGGGAAATACGATTTTGGTAAATCGAACTCCGGCCAGGTGTCCCTAGGCCATGATACCGATTATCTGGACCTGTTCCTGATGGTGAGCGATTCGCCAGTGGGCGTCCTGAATGATTTCTATCAATTGACCGGAAACCCGGTACTATTGCCGAAGTTTGGCTTTTATCAAGGTCATCTCAATGCATATAACCGTGATTATTGGAAGGAGGACCCCCAAGGGATTTTGTTTGAAGATGGCAAGCGTTATAAAGAGAGCCAGAAGGATCAAAGTGGCGTCAAGGAATCGCTGAATGGCGAAAAGAATAACTATCAATTTTCAGCGCGTGCGGTCATCGACCGATATGAACAGCACGATATGCCTTTGGGGTGGATCCTGCCGAACGATGGCTACGGAGCCGGATACGGGCAGGAAAAAACCTTGGATGGAAATATAGCGAATCTGAAGAGTTTAGGGGATTATGCGCGTTCGAAAGGGGTAGAGATCGGTCTCTGGACCCAATCTGATCTGCATCCCAAAGACAGCATCGATGCATTACTGCAACGCGATATAGTGAAGGAAGTTCGGGATGCCGGCGTGCGAGTCCTGAAAACGGATGTGGCTTGGGTTGGCGCCGGATATTCCTTTGGCTTGAATGGTGTCGCGGATGTGGGGCACATTATGCCATACTATGGACAGGATGCACGGCCATTTATTATTTCCCTGGACGGTTGGGCGGGTACCCAACGGTATGCAGGCATCTGGTCGGGTGACCAAACTGGAGGACAATGGGAATATATACGCTTCCACATCCCGACATACATCGGATCCGGACTTTCCGGACAGCCCAATATCACCTCCGATATGGACGGCATCTTCGGCGGCAAGAATACCCGAGTGAATACCCGTGACTTCCAATGGAAAACCTTTACCCCCATGGAACTCAATATGGATGGCTGGGGATCCAATGAAAAATATCCACATGCCCTCGGTGAACCCTATACCTCCATCAACCGACATTATCTTAAGTGGAAATCGGAATTGATGCCGTATGCCTACAGCATCGCCAAGGAAGCCATCAACGGGAAACCCATGATTCGCGCCATGATGTTGGATTATCCAAATCCATATACATTGGGCACGGCTACACAATATCAATTTCTTTACGGGCGGTCACTGCTCGTTGCACCGATCTATCAGGAAACTAAAGTCGATGCGGAGGGGAATGATATCCGGAATGGGATATACCTGCCTGAAGGGCAATGGGTAGATTATTTTACGGGAGAATTGTACCAAGGGAATACCATCATCAATACCTACGATGCGCCCATTTGGAAAACTCCGGTATTCGTCAAGATGGGAGCCATTCTTCCGTTGGACAACCCCCACAACAATATCCAGCAAATCAATCCGAATCAGCGGATTTATGAAATCTACCCTTCAGGAAAATCGAATTTCTATGCGTATGACGATGATGGGATCACCCAAGCCTACCTGCAGCAACAAGGTGTTAGCACCTGCATCGAATCGGATGTGAATGATAAGGGGCGGGTAGAGATCGTTGTCCATCCTGCGGAAGGTGATTTTGAAGGATTTATAAAGGAGAAAGGGACGGAATTCAGGGTAAATATGACCCAAGCCCCCAAAAAGGTACTGGCGAAAATAGGCAAGAAAAACATAAGGCTCCGTGAAGCAAAGTCCAAGGCAGAATTTGACAGCCAGGATAATGTATATTACTATGAGCCGCGCCCAAATTTAAATCAATTTGCTACGAAGGGGAGTCCTTTTGCATCAGTGGAGATCATCAAGAACCCCATGCTTTACGTGAAGGTGGAGAAAACCGATGTTTCCCAGGATGCCGTAGGGTTGACCATCGAAGGATTCGCTTACAATCCGCCAAATACGTATAAGAAATCCTCGGGACAGCTCGCTGCGCCATCACAGGTTGCAGTGGCTCCAGATCATATCAAGGCCTATACGCTACGACCAAGTTGGACTGCAGTTCCCAACGCCGATTATTACGAAATCGAATTCCAGGACATGACGTATTCCCTCATCCGGGATACGAGCCTGTTGTTCGAGGGCTTAAAACCTGAAACGCAATATGCTTTCAAGATCCGATCGGTCAACAAGGATGGCCATTCCGATTGGCAGGCTTTCCAACAGCAGACGAAATCCGATCCATTGGAATTTGCAATCCGTGGTGCAAAGGGCCAAACATCCGTGCCTAACCAAGGTTCCGAGGGTGTGAACAACCTGTTTGATTTCGATGAAGGAAACATGTGGCATACGAAATGGGGACAAAAAGCGGTTCCATTTGACCTGATTATCGACCTGAACAGCTTCAATGATCTCGACAAATTCCAGTACCTGCCACGGTCGGGTAGAGGGAATGGTATTTTATTGGAAGGCAAGGTATATACATCCAACGATAAGGAAAACTGGTCCGAAGCAGGTTCGTTCACCTGGGAAAATACAGATGCCATGAAAGAATTTGTCTTTGCAGCACACCCCAATGCGCGGTACGTGAAACTGGCGGTCACAAAAGGGGTTGGTGACTTTGGTTCCGGACGGGAGTTGTATGTCTTTAAGGTGCCAGGCACAGAAAGTTACCGACCTGGCGATATCAACAATGATAAACTCATCGATAGCAATGACTTGACCTCCTATTCCAACTATACCGGTTTGCGGCAGGGCGATGCTGATTTTGAAGGCTATGTCAGCAATGGCGACATCAACAAAAATGGCTTGATCGATGCCTATGATATTTCCGTGGTGGCCACGCAACTGGAAGGTGGGGTGGACGCCGATGATAAGGATCAGGTCTCCGGGAAAATGAACCTTACTACCGCTAAAGCAACTTACAGCAAGGACGAAATAATGGAAGTACTCCTCAAAGGCGAACAGCTGCAAGGCGTCAATGCCTTCTCCTTCGCGTTGCCGTACAATCCGCAGGATCTGGAATATTTGGGTATGGAGAAAGTTGCCGCCTTCCCGATGGAGAATTTGAGCAATGACCGTCTGCATTCCAATGGGCAGAAAGCATTGTACCCGACCTTCATCAATATCGGTGATCAGGATGTGCTATCAATTCAGAATGAGGTGATTGTGAAGATACGATTTAAGGTGAAACGGAATTACAAAGTCAATTTGACGGTTAAGGACGGCATCTTGGTTGGTAAGAATTTGAAAACCGAAAAATTCTAA
- a CDS encoding YceI family protein: protein MANWNLDAAHSEIEFKVKHMMISTVKGHFENFNVVVDNADEALDGAKHVSVDIKADSINTKNGQRDQHLKSEDFFAVSQFPEIKFVSTGIKKTSDDEYQLSGDLTIKDVTKPVTFEVEFGGIGKDPWGNQKAGYTVKGKINRNEFGLTWNAALETGGVMVSEDVKFQADLQFVLA, encoded by the coding sequence ATGGCAAATTGGAACTTGGACGCTGCACACAGCGAAATCGAATTTAAAGTGAAACACATGATGATCTCTACTGTAAAAGGTCATTTTGAGAACTTCAACGTGGTAGTGGATAATGCGGATGAAGCATTGGACGGTGCAAAACACGTATCCGTGGATATCAAAGCGGACTCCATCAACACGAAAAACGGTCAGCGTGACCAACACTTGAAGAGTGAGGATTTCTTCGCGGTATCGCAATTCCCGGAAATTAAGTTTGTATCCACTGGGATCAAGAAAACCAGCGACGACGAATATCAACTGTCCGGTGATTTAACCATCAAGGACGTGACCAAACCGGTAACCTTTGAGGTAGAATTCGGTGGTATTGGTAAAGATCCTTGGGGTAACCAGAAAGCAGGTTACACCGTAAAAGGTAAAATCAACCGTAACGAATTCGGATTGACTTGGAATGCTGCTTTGGAAACTGGTGGTGTGATGGTGAGCGAGGATGTTAAATTCCAAGCTGACTTACAGTTTGTACTTGCATAA